From Toxorhynchites rutilus septentrionalis strain SRP chromosome 2, ASM2978413v1, whole genome shotgun sequence, a single genomic window includes:
- the LOC129768440 gene encoding uncharacterized oxidoreductase YoxD-like, protein MVQYFKHNDGEYAQASPELLDASRLSRNWMDILMRIVKVMVLFIPTLVYEAVLFLAGMEKKSIKGQIALVTGGGNGLGRALCLQLAKEGCNVAVADIDFIAAENTAQQVREYGVRSLPLKVDVGVQQSVQQLKLDVEAKLGPVDILINNAGLLALLSLSEGTPEDVQRIIDVNLTSHFWTIRAFKDGMMERRRGHIMGVSSTFGIVAFGRAVCYSATKYGVRGLMEALNEEFYANGYANEIFTTCLYPGFVATRMELLEYLNQQGCRFPLQTPNTVAELAIEGLLRNRFEIITLPIYLRLAMKIYHIMPVGVTRLVGEIFSNNAPQP, encoded by the exons ATGGTACAATACTTCAAACACAATGATGGCGAGTATGCTCAGGCCTCCCCAGAGCTACTGGATGCAAGCAGATTATCCAGAAACTGGATGGACATCCTGATGAGGATAGTGAAAGTGATGGTGcttttcattccaactttggTCTATGAGGCGGTCCTATTTCTTGCCGGAATGGAGAAAAAATCTATCAAAGGACAAATTGCTCTAGTGACGGGCGGTGGCAATGGACTGGGAAGAGCACTCTGTCTGCAACTCGCCAAGGAAGGTTGCAATGTGGCTGTGGCAGATATTGATTTCATAGCAGCGGAAAATACGGCTCAACAAGTTCGCGAATATGGGGTCAGATCTTTACCACTCAAAGTTGATGTCGGCGTGCAACAGTCCGTCCAGCAACTCAAGCTGGACGTCGAGGCGAAACTGGGTCCGGTTGATATCCTGATCAACAACGCCGGTCTGCTGGCGTTGCTGTCCCTCTCGGAAGGCACACCCGAAGATGTTCAGCGGATTATCGATGTTAATCTGACGTCGCATTTTTGG ACGATACGTGCCTTCAAGGATGGAATGATGGAGCGCCGTCGCGGTCACATTATGGGAGTGTCATCAACATTTG GAATCGTAGCCTTTGGTCGCGCTGTGTGCTACAGTGCGACAAAATATGGTGTTAGAGGTCTGATGGAAGCACTCAATGAGGAATTTTATGCGAATGGTTATGCGAACGAAATTTTCACCACTTGCCTATATCCAGGATTTGTTGCTACCAGAATGGAACTATTAGAATATCTTAATCAACAAGG CTGTCGTTTTCCACTCCAAACTCCAAACACGGTCGCTGAACTGGCGATCGAGGGTTTGCTACGGAACCGATTTGAAATAATTACATTGCCAATATATCTGCGGCTGGCTATGAAAATCTATCA CATAATGCCGGTTGGAGTCACTCGACTAGTTGGGGAAATATTCTCCAACAACGCGCCGCAGCCATGA